In the genome of Deinococcus yavapaiensis KR-236, the window CTGCGAAATCGAACTGTTGGGCACGGTCCGTACACGCCTCGACTTGCCCTACGCGTCTTGCAGCGTGAAATGGAAGCGACTCCCTTGTCCCAGCTCGCTCTCCACCCACAGACGTCCTCCATGACGCTCCACGATGTGCTTGCAAACCGACAACCCGATCCCCGTTCCCTCGAACTCCCCACGCCCGTGAAGCCGTTGAAACATCCCGAAGATCTTCTCGAAGTACACCGGCTCGATTCCGAGCCCGTTGTCGCTCACCGAAAAGCGCCAGCACGTTTCGTCGCGCTCGGCTTCCACCCGCACCATCGGTGCCACGCCCGCCCGATGGTACTTCAGGGCGTTCGACACCAAGGTTTGGAGGAGCTGATCGAGCTGCTGCGCGTCCGCCAGCACCGTCGGCAACGCTCCACGCACGACCGTCGCGCCGAAGGTGTCGATTTCCGGTTGCAGTCGACGCACCACCGCGTCGAACACCGCGCTCGCGTCCGTCGATAACAGGGGCTGCTGCTCAAGGGACATGCGTGAGTACGTCATCAGGCCGTCGATGAGGCGTTTCATGTGCTCGCCGTTCTCCACGATCTGCCGTAGGTACGTCCGCCCGCGGTCGTCCAGCACCTCCCCGTACCGCCGCGCAACGACCTCCGCGAACGACGTCACCGCGCGGATAGGTGCCTGAAGGTCATGCGACGCGACGCTCGCGGACCGCTCCAACTCCTCGTTGCTGCGCTTCAGCGCCGCCAAGATCCGCCCACGCTCGGTGACGTCCTTGACGAACCCCACCATTCGTGTGACCCGTCCGTCATCGGCCCGCATGAAGTACCCGTCGTCCTCGACCCGCCGGACGCTGCCGTCCTTGCGCACCACCCGGAAGGGCAGGTGGAACTCGTCACTCGACTGGATCACCCGCGCGATCTCCTCACCGAAGGCCGCCCGGTCATCCGGGTGAATGAGTCGCTCGGTTCAGTCCGCGAGCGTGCCTTCAAGCTCGTCGACCGTGTACCTCGTGATCGCTTCGGCGGCGCCACTGTACACGATCTGGTCGGTCGCCGGATTCCAGTCGTACGGCAAGTGGCCGCTGCCGCGCACGGCCACCTCGTACCGCTCGCGCCACGTCTGGACCTCACGCGTGCGTTCCACGAGCTCGGCCGCGCCACTCGCGCCCTCGATGGCGAGGCCGAGGCTGCGCGCGACTCCTTCGAGGACGGCGCGGTCCACCTCGGACCAGGGACGCGTGTCGAACAGGCCAACGACGAACACCCCCACGGGTGCGCCGCTCACGAGGACCGGCAGTCCCGCCGTGATGGTGATGTGCGTCGTGACGTCCTGCAGATTGTCCGTCGTGATGTCGTACCGATCCTGGTAGACCGCCTCGTGCGTCTCCCATGGAGTGACGAGCGTCTTCGCGGACGCGTACGGCAGACCCCGGTCGACGGCGGCCTGCAAGCCCGGGTTGCGCAAGTCCCCGATTTGCACCGTAAGGTGCCACGTGCCGTGATCGAGTTCGTAGAACACCGCGTACCCTTCAGGCAACAGAGACAGCACGACCTCCTGCGCCGTGCGGACGAGGGCGCGCGGGTTGCTCTTGAGGGTCAGGTCCTGCGAGAGGGTCGCGAAGGCTTCGAGCGCCCTTGTCCGCCCATGCAGTTCCGCCTTCTGTCGGGCGAACTCGGCGGTGGTGACGGTGCGTTCGTACGCCAGAGCGAGGCTGCGCCCGATGCCGTGGACGAGCGTCTGGTCCCGGTCACCCAAGCGGCGCCCCGCGTCACCGACGCCGCTGAAGTGAACGTCTGTTCGCGCATTCCCTCGAAAGGACGCGCATTACAAACTCGTCGAATGAACAGGCGGTGCCCGGACGATGTTCGAAGCTGACGAATCGTGCGTAGGAACCGAAACGACGCCCAACCTGCCCCGTGGGGGCTTCCCTACGCCCGCTTTCATTCAAGATCGCGCGTCAGCAGGTACGACTGAACGTCGAAGGCGGACCGTTCGATCCGTGGCGTGAAGCATACGCTTGCCCCCTTGCTTGCCGCGTTGCTCATCAGGGCCGCGACGACCGTTCCTGGCGACCTTCGTCCGCATTCAGCCATTCATGGCCTATGAAGTCTGGTGGTGTAGGAAGAGGGCCGAGCGGCCGTCTACGAACAGCAGCTTCCCCACCCATGAAGGGACCAGAGCCATCCAAGGTCAGGAGCGTTCCTGCCATTCCAGGGAACTGAGACCAAGGTACGACGCGCTCGTCCCCCGAGAAGCCGAGACTCATCTCATCGTGCCCGTGGCCGAAATCGGGACGTTTCCCGCCGCACCCCTGGCCCGGCCTCGTCTCCTCGTCGCCTGAAAGGATCTCCCCACATGACATCCCCTTCCTCTCCTCGTGGTTCTGCCCGTCGTTTTCTCATCGCTCCGTTCACCACCTTGTTCCCCCTCGGCCTTCTCGGCGTGGCGTCGGTGCTGCCGACCTTGCCCGCCCTGCTCACGCCATTGATCGAGCGCATGCCCACCGCGCCTTCCCTGGCCGTGCTGATGGCAGCTTCCACCGCGCAACTCACCGTCCTCACCGCCCTCGGCGTGCTCGCGGGGGCGTTCGCAGCGCACCGCGTCGGATTCACCAGTCGAATCGTCGAACGGGACGTGCGTGCCTTGAAGCGCGACGTACGAAGCGCCGTGCTGCCCGGCTTGCTGACCGGCGCGATCGTCGTCGGACTGGATGTCCTCACCGCCCCCTTGATGGGCGAGGCGTGGACGAACGCCGTGGCCGACCAGCAGCGAACGATGCTGACCACCTTGAGCGGCCTGCTGTACGGAGGTATCACGGAGGAACTCCAGATGCGCTGGGGTCTCGTGTCGCTTGTCACGCTCGGCTTGTGGAAGCTCCTCGCTCGTCGGACACCTCGCCCACCTGCGAAGCTGACGTTGCTGGCCGTGGTGCTCATCGCGGTGCTGTTCGGCATCGGGCACCTTGGAGCGGCGGCCGCCCTCGTTCCACTCACCCCTTCGATCGTGGCGCGCACCGTCGTCATCAACGCTCTCGCCGGCGTGGTGTTCGGGTGGCTCTTCACCCGTCGATCCTTGGAAAGTGCGATGGTCGCGCACGCCCTGTCACACGTCGCGATTTCCGTGCTCGCATTCGTTTTGTGACGCGGCACGCCCCGCTTGCCTGAAAAACGCGGTCGAGCATCCCCAGCGTCCCTGTGAAGACTTCAACGCGCTGCCCGTAAGGATCGCTCGAGTTCTCGCTCGTGAAATCCCGCCTGTCGAAGTGCGACTGGTTCAGTCGGGCACGCGGCCGGCGGTGGGTGAACGAGCTTCGGCGCCCCCGTGAAGAGTGAAATCACTGCATACGCTCCGACCACCACGACCTTCCGCCAATTTCAATCGCTGCCCAGCTGGGCACGTGAAAGGACGCCATGCCTTCCCGCACGAACTTCAAGCCCGCCAATCCCGCTCGCTTCGCATTGCTCGTCATGCTCATCCTCGAGGTCGTCCTCCTCGTTCTCCTCGGCGCCGCCAAGCTCTTCTTGCCGAGCGTGCCGCTGCTCGCCCTCGACCTGCCGGTCTTGCTTGTCAATGCCGTCGTGGCCGCCGTGCTGCTGACGCGGTTGGGGTGGTGGCGCGTCGCCGGCTTCCGGAGCTTGGAGCGTCCTCGCGACCTGCTGCTGCTCACCCTTCCCTTGGCCCTCCTCGTTGTTCCCGCGCTGCTGATCGGCGTCGACGTTCCACCGCTCGGCAAGGCGCTGGCGCTGCTCGTCGTGACCTTCTTGATCGCCTTTCAGGAAGAAGCCATCTTTCGCGGGGTGCTGCTGCACGGCTTGATGCCCTTGGGGATGACGCGGGCCGTGTTCGGATCCGCCCTGCTGTTCGGCGTGATTCATGCCAACTCGCTGCTGGTCGGGCGTGACCCGGCGTTCGTTGCCGTTCAAGTCATCGCGTCGATATTGGGAGGAATCGGGTCGGCAGCGTTGCGCTTGCGGTTCGGTTCGATCTGGCCGCTCATCGCCCTGCACGCGGTCAATGACTTCCTTCAGTTCAGCGCGTCACAAGGACTGGCAGTGGAGCGGGCGGCACCGGTCCTGCTGATCGTGAAGCTCGGCGTCGCCTCGATGATGGCCTTGTACGGCCTCTTCTTGCTGCACGGCATCGATGTTCGATCGCGTTCCGGCCGGGCGATGAGCGCGACCGCCCAGCCGTGATCTTGGTGAAGTCTCGTGCTTGATCTTCGGTTCCCCTCGATCTCCAAGGCTCGAGTCATGCTCGAGCCTTGGAGACCGAGACCCCGAAGGATGGCGGAAGGCTGCCCGGACAGCGAGAGCGTCGTGGTCGCTCGTCCCGTACGATGACGTTGGATCGGCGTTAGAAAAGTGCGTGATTAACTTGGCTGCCGAGGGCAAACGCTTCGCTGGCGTATCAAGCAAGGGCCGCACGGTTCCAAGATCGAGATGTGGTGCGAGAACCTTTGTAAGCTCACCCTGTTTGGTACGACGTCAAAACAAGTAGACTGACGAAGTAGTTTTCCAATGTACGCAGTGAATAAGCGGCGCACGAAGAAATTCTTCGTGCGCCGCTTCGTCGTTGGAATACGAGGAGTACAACATGGCTTCAGGTACAGTGAAATGGTTCAACGCGGACAAAGGCTTCGGATTCATCCAAACGGAAGGCAGCCCTGACGTCTTCGCGCACTTCAGCGCGATTCAAGGTTCGGGTTACAAGAAGCTCAACGAAGGTGACGAAGTTGACTTCGAAGTGGAAGCCGGTCAGCGTGGCAAAGGCCCGCAAGCCAAAGGCATCGTCGTGACCAAGGCCGCGCCCGTCCCTGAGGACGGCGACCGTCCCCAGCGTCGCGACGACCGCTGGTAAGTCCCTTCAATGCCCGAGAGGACCCACTCGGGTCCTCTTTCTTATTCCTCAGCGTCCTCGTGGAGTTGCTCCCACTGTGCGTCGTTGCCGAGAAGAAGGGCGACAATCACAGAGGTGACGGGCATGGGAACACGAACGACGCGGAGTTCAAGCACAAGGCTGTCGAGCGAGCTCGGCGAGAAGGCCATGCCCGAGTGTCAGGCATGGATCGCTTCACTCTGCAGAACTGAGGGACGGCGGACGAGAAGCACGGAGCCGTAGCCCTGGAGAGCGCGTTCCAGACGATGCCCTCCCGGAGCACGTTGCTGATCCTGGCGAGGGCGGCACGAGGACAGGCGAACGGCCCCCTTTGGATCTGGACGCGACAGGCAGGAGGGGCTGTACGAAGTGCCAAAGGCGGTCGGGAGCTAAGGCTTCGACCGTCCAACTACGCTTCCTCGAGGTCATGAAACACGCTCTTAGAAGCTGTTTCACAGCCGACACCGGCTCGTCTTCGACGAACTGGCGTCATCGTCCAGTTCGAGGCGACCGTGGCGATGTGCACGTGTGCCCGAAGGCAAGTCGACCAGGACTCGTCAAGAAGGATCCTGCGGGCCAAGGTTGCCTTCCCCCCTCAACACTCGGTAGGTCACGTGTATGGCGTGCTGAGATTCGACGATTCGCACGCGTTCCAGACGCGTGATCTCCGCGGCTCGTTCAAACAAGCGCAGACCACCGCCGAGCAACACCGGAGCCACGTGCAACTGGAGTTCGTCGAGGAGTCCAGCACTCATGAACTGCTGCGCGGTCTGCGCCCCCCCCGCCACGCAGACGTCCTTTTCGCCAGCCGCCACGCGCGCCAACTGCAAGGCATGTTGAATCCCGCCCGTGACGAAGATGAACGTGGCTCCACCGCGCTCCACCGTGGGAAGCGGCGTGTGCGTCAGGATAAAGTGCGGCACTCGGTATTCCGTGTCGAAACCGTCGGGGGCGCTGCCGAAGGCCGTGTGCCCCAAGATCATCGCGCCCATCCGGTCGAGCAACTCGCGTTTGATTCCATCGGCCGCGCCTTGCTCGGCGAAGTACCAGTCGTGCAGGCCGCCATCCTCACCGTTGGGTCCGCTGAGGTAGCCATCGAGGGAGATGGCCACATCAAGGAAGACTCGCGGGCGTGTCGGCACGTCGTGGGACATGGGTTCCTCCTAACCAGATCGTGAGGCTACTCGACGGCTTGCGGAAGCACAGCGCGCCGTCCGAGACGGCTCGTTTAAGAATGAGCTTCGAGAAGAATGGGGAGCTGAACAAGGTCAGTATGGCATCCGTGAGCTTCGTAACGAGGGTGATGCTCCGCAAGGTCGAGGGCTGCATGGCTATTGGCGCCATAGCCCCTCTCGGACCGAGCGAGTGGAGACGTGGCCGTTCCGCGCTGAGCGTGATCCGGCTGGCCGTGAAGCATCCTCTCAGTGGAGCTGCTGCAGAGGAGACAACGCGTCGTTGCGA includes:
- a CDS encoding sensor histidine kinase, with product MHPDDRAAFGEEIARVIQSSDEFHLPFRVVRKDGSVRRVEDDGYFMRADDGRVTRMVGFVKDVTERGRILAALKRSNEELERSASVASHDLQAPIRAVTSFAEVVARRYGEVLDDRGRTYLRQIVENGEHMKRLIDGLMTYSRMSLEQQPLLSTDASAVFDAVVRRLQPEIDTFGATVVRGALPTVLADAQQLDQLLQTLVSNALKYHRAGVAPMVRVEAERDETCWRFSVSDNGLGIEPVYFEKIFGMFQRLHGRGEFEGTGIGLSVCKHIVERHGGRLWVESELGQGSRFHFTLQDA
- a CDS encoding GAF domain-containing protein: MGDRDQTLVHGIGRSLALAYERTVTTAEFARQKAELHGRTRALEAFATLSQDLTLKSNPRALVRTAQEVVLSLLPEGYAVFYELDHGTWHLTVQIGDLRNPGLQAAVDRGLPYASAKTLVTPWETHEAVYQDRYDITTDNLQDVTTHITITAGLPVLVSGAPVGVFVVGLFDTRPWSEVDRAVLEGVARSLGLAIEGASGAAELVERTREVQTWRERYEVAVRGSGHLPYDWNPATDQIVYSGAAEAITRYTVDELEGTLAD
- a CDS encoding CPBP family intramembrane glutamic endopeptidase, with the protein product MTSPSSPRGSARRFLIAPFTTLFPLGLLGVASVLPTLPALLTPLIERMPTAPSLAVLMAASTAQLTVLTALGVLAGAFAAHRVGFTSRIVERDVRALKRDVRSAVLPGLLTGAIVVGLDVLTAPLMGEAWTNAVADQQRTMLTTLSGLLYGGITEELQMRWGLVSLVTLGLWKLLARRTPRPPAKLTLLAVVLIAVLFGIGHLGAAAALVPLTPSIVARTVVINALAGVVFGWLFTRRSLESAMVAHALSHVAISVLAFVL
- a CDS encoding CPBP family intramembrane glutamic endopeptidase, translated to MPSRTNFKPANPARFALLVMLILEVVLLVLLGAAKLFLPSVPLLALDLPVLLVNAVVAAVLLTRLGWWRVAGFRSLERPRDLLLLTLPLALLVVPALLIGVDVPPLGKALALLVVTFLIAFQEEAIFRGVLLHGLMPLGMTRAVFGSALLFGVIHANSLLVGRDPAFVAVQVIASILGGIGSAALRLRFGSIWPLIALHAVNDFLQFSASQGLAVERAAPVLLIVKLGVASMMALYGLFLLHGIDVRSRSGRAMSATAQP
- a CDS encoding cold-shock protein, with translation MASGTVKWFNADKGFGFIQTEGSPDVFAHFSAIQGSGYKKLNEGDEVDFEVEAGQRGKGPQAKGIVVTKAAPVPEDGDRPQRRDDRW
- a CDS encoding dihydrofolate reductase family protein: MSHDVPTRPRVFLDVAISLDGYLSGPNGEDGGLHDWYFAEQGAADGIKRELLDRMGAMILGHTAFGSAPDGFDTEYRVPHFILTHTPLPTVERGGATFIFVTGGIQHALQLARVAAGEKDVCVAGGAQTAQQFMSAGLLDELQLHVAPVLLGGGLRLFERAAEITRLERVRIVESQHAIHVTYRVLRGEGNLGPQDPS